Proteins encoded within one genomic window of Vanrija pseudolonga chromosome 3, complete sequence:
- the rpl101 gene encoding 60S ribosomal protein L1-B, translated as MSKLQASSVRASLREVLKQSSLEAAKEGTGKKRNFVETVELQIGLKNYDPQRDKRFSGTVKLPHVPRPRMQLCILADAMDVDRAKQLDEELAFMTVEDLKKLNKNKKLVKKLAAKYDAFLASEALIKQIPRLLGPGLSKAGKFPTPVSHSEDLARKVNEVRSTIKFQLKKVLCLGVAIGHVDMEEDHIMQNTMLAINFLISLLKKQWQNIGSLHVKSTMGKPQRLF; from the exons ATGTCGAAGCTCCAGGCATCTAGCGTGCGTGCCTCCCTCCGCGAGGTCCTCAAGCAGTCCTCGCTCGAGGCTGCCAAGGAGGGCACCGGCAAGAAGCGTAACTTCGTCGAGACCGTCGAGCTCCAGATCGGCCTCAAGAA CTACGACCCCCAGCGTGACAAGCGTTTCTCGGGCACTGTCAAGCTCCCCCACGTTCCCCGTCCCCGCATGCAGCTCTGCAttctcgccgacgccatggaCGTCGACCGTGCTAAGCAGCTCGACGAAGAGCTTGCCTTCATGACCGTTGAGGACCTGAAGAAGCTCAACAAGAACAAGAAGCTCgtcaagaagctcgccgccaagtACGACGCTTTCCTTGCTTCGGAGGCTCTTATCAAGCAGATTCCTcgtctcctcggccccgGTCTCTCCAAGGCCGGCAAGTTCCCCACCCCCGTCTCGCACTCGGAGGACCTTGCCCGCAAGGTCAACGAGGTCCGCTCGACCATCAAGTTCCAGCTTAAGAAGGTTCTCTGCCTCGGTGTCGCCATCGGCCACGTCGACATGGAGGAGGACCACATTATGCAGAACACCATGCTCGCCATCAACTTCCTCATCTCTCTCCTCAAGAAGCAGTGGCAGAACATTGGCTCGCTCCACGTCAAGTCGACCATGGGCAAGCCCCAGCGTCTCTTCTAA